A genomic window from Vagococcus sp. CY52-2 includes:
- the brnQ gene encoding branched-chain amino acid transport system II carrier protein, which yields MKEKLSYKEKLYIGMMVFGLFFGAGNLIFPIQMGQEAGQNVLLANNGFLLSAIGIPFLAIISFGATGTNKIFELASKVSSAFAYFFTVVLYLIIGPFFAMPRLATTSYEMSFAHFIPKDKSTLSLFIFSTIFFSFVLLFSFKPSKILDYIGKYLTPLFLILLSCLILVSFIKPMGSIENASVQASYKSTPFIKGFLGGYNTLDALAGLAFGAIIIESVKGFGIQKKSRIAIETMKSGIFGIVLMGVIYTLLSIMGAMSLGTLSLNKNGGVTLSQLADYYLGVPGNILLGLIVIVACLKTAIGLATSFGKSYSEMFSDRHYLSFVLGCLFMALMISNIGLNAIITASIPVLMFIYPLAMVLILLSLLSKWTDNIRNCYKIVIGFTVISSILDAIRALPEWMQQNNLITSILSFSEQSIPFFSSGLSWIIFAFVGLIISLLFNIKRNPSSI from the coding sequence ATGAAAGAAAAATTATCATACAAGGAAAAGTTATATATTGGAATGATGGTGTTTGGTTTGTTTTTTGGAGCAGGTAACTTAATTTTTCCGATTCAAATGGGTCAAGAAGCGGGTCAAAATGTGTTATTAGCAAATAATGGATTTTTATTATCAGCGATTGGAATTCCTTTTCTAGCTATTATATCTTTTGGTGCGACTGGGACAAATAAAATTTTTGAACTAGCGAGTAAAGTATCCTCGGCTTTTGCTTATTTTTTTACTGTTGTTTTATATTTAATTATAGGTCCATTCTTTGCAATGCCGAGGTTAGCCACAACTTCATATGAAATGTCTTTTGCTCATTTTATACCTAAGGATAAATCAACATTATCTCTTTTTATTTTTAGTACTATATTTTTTTCATTTGTTTTATTATTTTCATTTAAACCAAGTAAAATTTTAGATTATATTGGAAAGTATTTAACGCCATTATTTTTAATTTTATTAAGTTGTCTCATTTTAGTAAGTTTTATAAAACCTATGGGATCGATAGAAAATGCTTCCGTGCAAGCTTCATATAAATCTACTCCTTTTATAAAAGGATTTTTAGGTGGATATAATACATTAGATGCTTTGGCAGGATTAGCATTTGGGGCTATTATTATTGAAAGTGTTAAAGGATTTGGGATTCAAAAAAAATCAAGAATTGCCATTGAAACAATGAAATCTGGAATTTTTGGTATTGTCCTTATGGGTGTTATTTATACGTTGTTATCAATTATGGGAGCGATGAGTTTAGGGACTTTATCGTTAAATAAAAATGGTGGTGTAACATTGTCCCAATTGGCAGATTATTATTTAGGTGTACCTGGTAATATTTTATTAGGTTTAATCGTGATTGTAGCCTGTTTAAAAACGGCTATTGGATTAGCAACTTCATTTGGTAAATCTTATTCAGAAATGTTTTCTGATAGACATTATTTATCATTTGTATTGGGATGTTTATTTATGGCCTTGATGATTTCTAATATAGGATTAAATGCGATTATTACAGCATCTATTCCCGTATTAATGTTTATTTATCCTTTGGCAATGGTTTTGATTTTATTATCATTGTTAAGCAAGTGGACAGATAATATTAGAAATTGTTATAAAATAGTGATAGGATTTACGGTTATCTCATCTATTTTAGATGCAATTCGAGCATTGCCTGAGTGGATGCAACAAAATAATTTAATCACATCTATTTTAAGTTTTTCTGAACAATCTATTCCATTTTTTAGTAGTGGTTTAAGTTGGATTATTTTTGCATTTGTAGGACTGATTATTTCATTACTATTTAATATTAAAAGAAACCCATCAAGCATCTAA